From the Mahella australiensis 50-1 BON genome, the window TCGTCGTGGTGTCCATACCGGAGTCTAATATAGAGATAGGCGAGGGCGGCGGCAGAATAGCGCTGGAGGCCATAGAGCACGTCTTTGGGCGCGTGGAGGCTGTATGGAAGCCAATAACGGCCAGCGAAGGCTTTGAGATAGTAAGGAGAAGATTATTCCTAAAGCCACAGGACGAAGCCGGTTTGGATAAAGTATGCCGGGCTTTTAGCGAGATGTACAATGCCAACCCCTCCGATTTTCCGCCCGAGTGTAAAGAAATCACCTATTTAGAGCGCATGAAAGCGTGCTATCCCATCCACCCCGAGGTATTCGACAGGCTGTACGGCGATTGGGCGACGCTGGAACATTTCCAGCGCACGCGCGGTGTATTGCGCCTTATGGCCGCTGTTATACACGATTTATGGATGAAAAATGACAACGGCCTTATGATAATGCCGGGCTCTATAGCTTTGGACAACCCTTCAGTCAGGGATGAACTGACAAAATACCTGGGCGATGGCTGGGATGCCGTCGTAGATAAAGAGATAGACGGACCCAATTCCGAGCCGTATAAGATAGACAAGGAAAACCCTCGTTTTTCCAAGTATATGGCAGCGCGCCGCGTGGCCAGGACCATTATGCTGGGCAGCGCGCCTTCCTCTCGTGAGCAGCACAATAGGGGCATAGAGATATCAAGGATACATCTCGGGGTAATGCAGCCCGACGAGCAGATAGCGGTGTTCAACGATGCTTTGGCGCACCTGCAGCGCAAATTGTCTTATCTTTATAGTGATTCATATGACCTGAGGTTTTGGTATGACACGCGTCCGACACTTAAGAAAACCGCGGAGGATAGGGCTGGTCAGATACCGACGTCCAGGGCCGAAGAGGAAATAGAACGGCGTATAAAGGCTATACGCGAACGCGGCGATTTCGCCGCTGTCCATGCATGCCCGTCATCGTCGCTGGACGTGCCGGATGAACAGGAGGCTCGCCTGGTAGTGCTACCCATATCCTGCCCTTATCGGAGAAACGACGGCCAAGCTGTTGATTATGCTATGAATATAATAGATAATAGAGGCAATGCGCCGAGAATTTATAAGAATATGTTAGCGTTTGTGGCTGCCGATAGCGACGCTAGAGTGGCACTCATAGAAGATGTTAAGCATTATCTGGCATGGAGGTCAATATTGGATGACGCTGAAATGTTAAATTTGGACATGGGACAGAAAAGAGAGGTTGAAAACAGCGTAAAACGCGGCGACAGCGCGGTGAATGTGCGTTTGCAGGAGGCGTATTGCTGGCTTCTCATACCTGTGCAGGAAGGCACCGATCCAATAACGCTTGAGATAGAACGAATAAGCGGCTATGACGAAAGCTATGTGGCTAGAGCGTCTAAAAAGATGATACAAAAAGAAGCGTTGATTACCAAATGGTCAGGCATAAGGCTGAGGATGGAGCTGGACAATTGGTTTTGGAAAGGCCAGCAGCATGTGCAGATAAGAAAGGTATGGGAGGCCATGTGCACGTACTGCTACATGCCGCGGCTCAAAAACGCAAATGTGCTTTTAAACGCCATAACTGAAGGAGTAGCTTCGGATGATAGATATTTTGCCTATGCAGAGGGCTATACAGACGATGGAAGGTATATGGGTCTGCGGTATAAAAAGCCGCTTATGTATGTGGATATAAACGGATACCTGGTGAGGCCGGAAGCCGCCGAAGCTCAAATAGAGGCCGAAAAAGCTAAAGAAGAAGCAAGTGTATCGCAACCACCGGTATATGAGCCGCCACAAGATGGAGGAAGCAACGTAAACGAAGGACATACGTCAGGTGGCGTGGCGTCAGGTAACACAGCTATAGTGGAACCACCGCCACGTAAGAAAAAAATTAGGAGATTTTACGGCACTGTGGCTCTTGATCCCATGCGCTTGGGCAGCCATGCCGGAAAGATAGCCGAGGAAATAGTACAGCACCTAAATGTTATACCCGGCGCTAAAGTAAGGATAAAGCTGGATATAGACGTGGAAGTCGATGACGGCATACCCGACAATGTGATACGCACAGTCAGCGAAAATTGCAACGCGCTTAAGTTCGAATCATCATCTTTTGAAGAATAAGGTAAATGATAGCGGTAGGCTGGCATAGAGAAACCTCTGCCAATGCTTAAAATAGAAAGTATGGTGGGAAACAATGGAATCGGTTCTATATGTTGTTGGCTTGATTATTGCCCTGACCTTCACGATTTTTAATATCGATGATATTATATGGGACATCATTTGTTTTATAAATTGGAGAAAAATAAATTTGCGGTCGAAGCGGATAGCGCTGGAAAAGCTCGACAGCCAACCTCCCAAACTTTTAGCTATCGTCATAGCTGCGCTGCATGAAGAAAAAGTTCTGGAACCGGTAATCGACAACTTGATAGCAACGATGCATTATCCACGTTCTATGTATCATATATTTATCGGCGTATATCCAAACGACGAGGCCACTACGGCGGTAGCTGATGCGTTAGGGCAAAAATATCAAAATGTTCATACTGTGATAAATGTGCTTCCAGGCCCTACGTCGAAAGCGCAAAACTTAAATAATGTGATATCATATATTCGCCAATTTGAATTGGATCATGATTATCGTTTTAGCGCTATCACAATACATGATTCTGAGGATGTCGTCCATCCGTATGAGTTGAAGATGACTAATTTTTTGATAGAAGAATACAGCGCTTTACAATTTCCGGTGTTTCCATTACAAAGGATGCCAAATTGGAAGAATTTTTTCTCCGGCATGACGTCGGGTACTTATGCCGACGAATTTGCCGAGAATCATTTTAGAATTATGAGGATGAGGGACTCGATGGTGGCCGTGGTTCCCTCGGCAGGCACTGGTTTTGTGCTTTCACATGAGATACTGGATTACTACGAAAATCAACCTTTGTTCCCGGAAGATAGTTTAACTGAGGATTATAAACTTTCTATAAAATTAGCTGAGGATGGCTTTCACGTTCACTATGTTTTGGAAAAGGTTATAAGATTATTAGACAATGGTGCTTTAAGATGGGATTATATTGCTACTC encodes:
- a CDS encoding Swt1 family HEPN domain-containing protein; the protein is MGENIDMIGQGFRCLVKALAPYVARELQRQYADNWWKEGVLDVLWDDQKKDLPESGEWSELVDSLDIQRCLILMDANWNTVFKRKLTIDHRNWIKELIGIRNKWAHAGSQDFDEDYTWRALDTMARLAEHIDDESTEEIRALARQVRYGTAEASTTAAVQQPPIAAMQPDYDNGLPPWRYVIMPHPDVAQGRYKNAEFAADLAQVVHGEGAIEYKEPVEFFARTYITEGLSGLLVQVLKRVSGKGGEPVIQLKTAFGGGKTHSMLALYHLLRGTVSAESLMGVRSVLDKAGLSSVVKTNVAVLVGTALDPTKTRRPPKYSGISINTLWGEMAAQLAEQAGDMSLYEYVKEADKKGVSPGSQALRQLFDACGPCLVLIDELVAYAKKLYGVSDKLPAGTFDNLITFIQELSEAVRASKNSVVVVSIPESNIEIGEGGGRIALEAIEHVFGRVEAVWKPITASEGFEIVRRRLFLKPQDEAGLDKVCRAFSEMYNANPSDFPPECKEITYLERMKACYPIHPEVFDRLYGDWATLEHFQRTRGVLRLMAAVIHDLWMKNDNGLMIMPGSIALDNPSVRDELTKYLGDGWDAVVDKEIDGPNSEPYKIDKENPRFSKYMAARRVARTIMLGSAPSSREQHNRGIEISRIHLGVMQPDEQIAVFNDALAHLQRKLSYLYSDSYDLRFWYDTRPTLKKTAEDRAGQIPTSRAEEEIERRIKAIRERGDFAAVHACPSSSLDVPDEQEARLVVLPISCPYRRNDGQAVDYAMNIIDNRGNAPRIYKNMLAFVAADSDARVALIEDVKHYLAWRSILDDAEMLNLDMGQKREVENSVKRGDSAVNVRLQEAYCWLLIPVQEGTDPITLEIERISGYDESYVARASKKMIQKEALITKWSGIRLRMELDNWFWKGQQHVQIRKVWEAMCTYCYMPRLKNANVLLNAITEGVASDDRYFAYAEGYTDDGRYMGLRYKKPLMYVDINGYLVRPEAAEAQIEAEKAKEEASVSQPPVYEPPQDGGSNVNEGHTSGGVASGNTAIVEPPPRKKKIRRFYGTVALDPMRLGSHAGKIAEEIVQHLNVIPGAKVRIKLDIDVEVDDGIPDNVIRTVSENCNALKFESSSFEE